The following are from one region of the Ostrinia nubilalis chromosome 28, ilOstNubi1.1, whole genome shotgun sequence genome:
- the LOC135085155 gene encoding ETS translocation variant 1-like, producing MAEEGGGRRGALQLWQFLVSLLAEGARCVAWTGRGLEFKLHEPEEVARRWGAQKNRPAMNYDKLSRSLRYYYEKGIMQKVAGERYVYKFVCDPEALFSMAAPRARSPPAAPPYELLYPPYHDPRRYYNDLPHYDA from the exons ATGGCCGAAGAAG gcggcgggcggcgcggcgcctTACAGCTGTGGCAGTTCCTGGTGTCTTTACTGGCGGAGGGCGCGCGCTGCGTGGCCTGGACCGGCCGCGGGCTGGAGTTCAAGCTGCACGAGCCCGAGGAG GTGGCGCGGCGCTGGGGCGCTCAGAAGAACAGACCAGCTATGAACTACGACAAGCTCTCGCGCTCGCTGCGCTACTACTACGAGAAGGGCATCATGCAGAAGGTCGCAG GCGAGCGCTACGTGTACAAGTTCGTGTGCGACCCAGAAGCCCTGTTCAGCATGgcggcgccgcgcgcgcgctcgccgcccgccgcgccgccctacGAGCTGCTGTACCCGCCCTACCACGACCCGCGACGATACTACAACGACCTGCCGCACTACGACGCCTGA